Proteins encoded within one genomic window of Ranitomeya variabilis isolate aRanVar5 chromosome 4, aRanVar5.hap1, whole genome shotgun sequence:
- the LOC143766099 gene encoding uncharacterized protein LOC143766099 isoform X2 produces MVWDQTRSLVLLLIIHGVSCRDLFNANCRSEICPCGESVTITCDLNDKLVNIKVQNEDTEETFLQSDFFTKKKPEDGKISIEWTDVKVMVTISEVTFSDIHKYVLHLSADSGFQTQYIDFKVSGMCEPKISEILETKELVCEVESESNSSIIWRNDHRYVYKMNKTTKKLTQGYKLRSTLKLTEEIEMEDNKLCCAASDGLYKEKEVCFPKTSAILSPLNSKNSTVSIVAIFVVVALVAAGVGYLMKRRNRIILREVLQEGNTPIPPLLQPQTV; encoded by the exons ATGGTTTGGGATCAAACAAGATCACTTGTGCTATTGCTCATCATCCATGGAGTATCCTGCCGTGATC TATTTAATGCCAATTGCAGAAGTGAGATTTGTCCATGTGGGGAATCCGTGACCATCACTTGTGACCTGAACGATAAGCTTGTGAACATCAAAGTAcaaaatgaagacactgaagagacATTTCTTCAAAGTGATTTCTTTACAAAGAAGAAGCCAGAAGATGGAAAGATTTCTATTGAATGGACAGATGTCAAAGTGATGGTGACCATCTCCGAAGTTACGTTTTCTGATATACACAAATATGTTCTGCATCTGTCCGCAGATTCAGGATTTCAAACACAATACATTGATTTCAAAGTTTCTG GTATGTGTGAGccaaagatttctgaaatccttgaAACAAAAGAGCTTGTATGTGAAGTAGAGAGTGAAAGTAATTCATCAATAATCTGGAGGAATGATCATAGATATGTGTACAAGATGAACAAAACAACCAAAAAATTAACTCAAGGTTATAAGCTAAGGAGTACTCTGAAATTGACGGAGGAGATTGAGATGGAAGATAACAAACTATGCTGTGCTGCCTCAGATGGTTTATATAAAGAGAAAGAAGTATGCTTTCCAAAAACATCAG CAATACTATCCCCATTAAACAGCAAGAATTCTACTGTCTCAATAGTCGCCATATTTGTAGTTGTTGCTTTGGTCGCTGCTGGAGTTGGTTACTTAATGAAAAGGCGAAATAGGATCATTTTGAGAG
- the LOC143766099 gene encoding uncharacterized protein LOC143766099 isoform X1: MVWDQTRSLVLLLIIHGVSCRDLFNANCRSEICPCGESVTITCDLNDKLVNIKVQNEDTEETFLQSDFFTKKKPEDGKISIEWTDVKVMVTISEVTFSDIHKYVLHLSADSGFQTQYIDFKVSGMCEPKISEILETKELVCEVESESNSSIIWRNDHRYVYKMNKTTKKLTQGYKLRSTLKLTEEIEMEDNKLCCAASDGLYKEKEVCFPKTSAILSPLNSKNSTVSIVAIFVVVALVAAGVGYLMKRRNRIILRAQRLSIASLLGQEVLQEGNTPIPPLLQPQTV, from the exons ATGGTTTGGGATCAAACAAGATCACTTGTGCTATTGCTCATCATCCATGGAGTATCCTGCCGTGATC TATTTAATGCCAATTGCAGAAGTGAGATTTGTCCATGTGGGGAATCCGTGACCATCACTTGTGACCTGAACGATAAGCTTGTGAACATCAAAGTAcaaaatgaagacactgaagagacATTTCTTCAAAGTGATTTCTTTACAAAGAAGAAGCCAGAAGATGGAAAGATTTCTATTGAATGGACAGATGTCAAAGTGATGGTGACCATCTCCGAAGTTACGTTTTCTGATATACACAAATATGTTCTGCATCTGTCCGCAGATTCAGGATTTCAAACACAATACATTGATTTCAAAGTTTCTG GTATGTGTGAGccaaagatttctgaaatccttgaAACAAAAGAGCTTGTATGTGAAGTAGAGAGTGAAAGTAATTCATCAATAATCTGGAGGAATGATCATAGATATGTGTACAAGATGAACAAAACAACCAAAAAATTAACTCAAGGTTATAAGCTAAGGAGTACTCTGAAATTGACGGAGGAGATTGAGATGGAAGATAACAAACTATGCTGTGCTGCCTCAGATGGTTTATATAAAGAGAAAGAAGTATGCTTTCCAAAAACATCAG CAATACTATCCCCATTAAACAGCAAGAATTCTACTGTCTCAATAGTCGCCATATTTGTAGTTGTTGCTTTGGTCGCTGCTGGAGTTGGTTACTTAATGAAAAGGCGAAATAGGATCATTTTGAGAG CTCAACGTCTTTCAATAGCATCCCTCCTGGGGCAAG